One region of Vanessa tameamea isolate UH-Manoa-2023 chromosome 27, ilVanTame1 primary haplotype, whole genome shotgun sequence genomic DNA includes:
- the LOC113391948 gene encoding actin-related protein 2 isoform X2, whose amino-acid sequence MDDQGRKVIVCDNGTGFVKCGYAGSNFPAFIFPSMVGRPIIRAENKIGDIDVKDLMVGDEASQLRSMLEVSYPMENGVVRNWEDMCHVWDYTFGPSKMNIDPKETKILLTEPPMNPTKNREKMIEVMFEKYGFDSAYIAIQAVLTLYAQGLISGVVVDSGDGVTHICPVYEEFALPHLTRRLDIAGRDITRYLIKLLLLRGYAFNHSADFETVRMMKEKLCYIGYNVEQEQRLAWETTVLVEPYVLPDGRVIKVGGERFEAPEALFQPHLINVEGQGIAELVFNTIQAADIDMRNELYKHIVLSGGSTMYPGLPSRLEREIKQLYLERVLRNDSDKLAKFKIRIEDPPRRKDMVFIGGAVLAEVCKNRDNFWLTRQEYQEQGISCLRKLGPRAS is encoded by the exons ATGGATGACCAAGGAAGGAAAGTTATCGTTTGTGATAACGGAACAGGC TTTGTGAAGTGTGGATATGCCGGTAGTAACTTCCCAGCCTTTATTTTCCCTTCGATGGTCGGAAGACCGATTATAAGAGCTGAAAATAAGATCGGCGATATTGATGTCAAG GATTTAATGGTTGGCGATGAAGCGTCACAGTTACGATCGATGCTTGAAGTCAGCTATCCTATGGAGAATGGC GTGGTACGGAACTGGGAGGATATGTGTCACGTTTGGGACTACACGTTCGGGCCGAGCAAGATGAACATCGACCCCAAGGAAACGAAGATATTATTGACGGAACCGCCCATGAACCCCACGAAGAATAGAGAGAAAATGATTGAG gttATGTTCGAAAAATACGGATTCGATAGTGCCTATATCGCTATACAAGCTGTTCTAACGCTCTACGCTCAGGGTCTTATATCAGGAGTTGTAGTCGATTCGG GTGACGGTGTAACTCATATCTGCCCGGTATACGAGGAATTTGCGCTCCCTCATCTCACGAGGAGGCTGGACATCGCGGGTAGAGATATAACGAGATACCTCATCAAG CTGCTCCTCCTTCGTGGCTACGCGTTCAACCACTCGGCTGACTTCGAGACGGTGCGCATGATGAAGGAGAAGCTCTGCTACATCGGGTACAACGTGGAACAGGAGCAAAGGCTGGCCTGGGAGACGACGGTGCTCGTTGAACCTTACGTG CTACCGGACGGCCGAGTGATCAAAGTGGGAGGTGAGCGGTTCGAGGCCCCCGAGGCGTTGTTCCAGCCCCATCTCATCAACGTGGAGGGTCAGGGCATCGCGGAGCTCGTCTTTAACACTATACAG GCGGCCGATATCGACATGCGCAACGAGCTTTACAAGCACATCGTGCTGTCGGGGGGCTCCACCATGTACCCCGGCCTGCCGTCGCGGCTGGAGCGGGAGATCAAGCAGCTCTACCTCGAGCGAGTGCTCAGGAACGACTCCGACAAGCTTGCC AAATTCAAGATCCGCATAGAGGATCCCCCGCGACGCAAGGACATGGTGTTCATCGGAGGCGCTGTCCTGGCCGAAGTCTGCAAGAACCGGGACAACTTCTGGCTCACGAGGCAGGAGTACCAGGAACAG GGAATATCCTGTCTCCGAAAGCTCGGCCCACGAGCAAGTTAA
- the LOC113391948 gene encoding actin-related protein 2 isoform X1, protein MDDQGRKVIVCDNGTGFVKCGYAGSNFPAFIFPSMVGRPIIRAENKIGDIDVKTFDNEIIQDLMVGDEASQLRSMLEVSYPMENGVVRNWEDMCHVWDYTFGPSKMNIDPKETKILLTEPPMNPTKNREKMIEVMFEKYGFDSAYIAIQAVLTLYAQGLISGVVVDSGDGVTHICPVYEEFALPHLTRRLDIAGRDITRYLIKLLLLRGYAFNHSADFETVRMMKEKLCYIGYNVEQEQRLAWETTVLVEPYVLPDGRVIKVGGERFEAPEALFQPHLINVEGQGIAELVFNTIQAADIDMRNELYKHIVLSGGSTMYPGLPSRLEREIKQLYLERVLRNDSDKLAKFKIRIEDPPRRKDMVFIGGAVLAEVCKNRDNFWLTRQEYQEQGISCLRKLGPRAS, encoded by the exons ATGGATGACCAAGGAAGGAAAGTTATCGTTTGTGATAACGGAACAGGC TTTGTGAAGTGTGGATATGCCGGTAGTAACTTCCCAGCCTTTATTTTCCCTTCGATGGTCGGAAGACCGATTATAAGAGCTGAAAATAAGATCGGCGATATTGATGTCAAG ACGTTTGATAACGAGATTATTCAG GATTTAATGGTTGGCGATGAAGCGTCACAGTTACGATCGATGCTTGAAGTCAGCTATCCTATGGAGAATGGC GTGGTACGGAACTGGGAGGATATGTGTCACGTTTGGGACTACACGTTCGGGCCGAGCAAGATGAACATCGACCCCAAGGAAACGAAGATATTATTGACGGAACCGCCCATGAACCCCACGAAGAATAGAGAGAAAATGATTGAG gttATGTTCGAAAAATACGGATTCGATAGTGCCTATATCGCTATACAAGCTGTTCTAACGCTCTACGCTCAGGGTCTTATATCAGGAGTTGTAGTCGATTCGG GTGACGGTGTAACTCATATCTGCCCGGTATACGAGGAATTTGCGCTCCCTCATCTCACGAGGAGGCTGGACATCGCGGGTAGAGATATAACGAGATACCTCATCAAG CTGCTCCTCCTTCGTGGCTACGCGTTCAACCACTCGGCTGACTTCGAGACGGTGCGCATGATGAAGGAGAAGCTCTGCTACATCGGGTACAACGTGGAACAGGAGCAAAGGCTGGCCTGGGAGACGACGGTGCTCGTTGAACCTTACGTG CTACCGGACGGCCGAGTGATCAAAGTGGGAGGTGAGCGGTTCGAGGCCCCCGAGGCGTTGTTCCAGCCCCATCTCATCAACGTGGAGGGTCAGGGCATCGCGGAGCTCGTCTTTAACACTATACAG GCGGCCGATATCGACATGCGCAACGAGCTTTACAAGCACATCGTGCTGTCGGGGGGCTCCACCATGTACCCCGGCCTGCCGTCGCGGCTGGAGCGGGAGATCAAGCAGCTCTACCTCGAGCGAGTGCTCAGGAACGACTCCGACAAGCTTGCC AAATTCAAGATCCGCATAGAGGATCCCCCGCGACGCAAGGACATGGTGTTCATCGGAGGCGCTGTCCTGGCCGAAGTCTGCAAGAACCGGGACAACTTCTGGCTCACGAGGCAGGAGTACCAGGAACAG GGAATATCCTGTCTCCGAAAGCTCGGCCCACGAGCAAGTTAA